One Elgaria multicarinata webbii isolate HBS135686 ecotype San Diego chromosome 7, rElgMul1.1.pri, whole genome shotgun sequence DNA window includes the following coding sequences:
- the LY86 gene encoding lymphocyte antigen 86 — protein MKMLKVVPLIFWLIYTATRVTGWPEHTICKNNQLEIKYRSCDPLQDFAFSFDSCSSVVAQTVNIRIATILRYSITELTVDVSLTINGRRVPIYSKKLCERDHPRLSFCGKKRGEHIYYEGPISAGFSDLPQGNFNLTVQLLNEDRHTIICADFTVKNQ, from the exons ATGAAGATGCTTAAAGTTGTTCCCCTCATCTTTTGGCTGATTTATACTGCCACCAGAGTCACAGGATGGCCTGAGCACACAATCTGCAAGAACAATCAGCTGGAAATAAAGTACCGAAGCTGTG ATCCACTGCAAGATTTTGCGTTTAGCTTTGACAGTTGTTCCAGTGTGGTGGCCCAAACCGTCAACATCAGAATAGCAACCATTTTAA GGTACAGCATCACTGAGCTGACTGTGGATGTAAGTCTCACCATTAATGGCAGGCGCGTCCCAATTTACTCCAAGAAACTTTGTGAGCGGGATCACCCACGGCTTAGTTTCTGTGGAAAGAAGAGAGGAG AACATATCTATTATGAAGGGCCAATCTCCGCGGGATTCAGTGATCTCCCCCAG GGGAACTTTAACCTAACCGTGCAGCTCCTTAACGAAGACCGTCACACTATTATCTGTGCGGATTTTACCGTCAAGAATCAATGA